The Camelina sativa cultivar DH55 chromosome 16, Cs, whole genome shotgun sequence sequence CAAACACTAAAAACAATTGTTAAGCTATAGGAAAAATTCCAACAACATGCATTTTGCATGGCAATACAACATGAGTTTCTATCCACATACGCACCAAGAATCGATGTGCtagtctttttttgttctttctttaatGGAAAGACGATATTTATCCgataaagaaaaatgaataccCATTCAGATTGGGTcgtaaaaaaaagatgatgttTCTTAAACCCATCAAATTTGAAGATTGGGTCGTAAAAAAAACGCAAAAGGCTACTGACATTGACGTGTGACAAAACGAGAAAAACTCTTACATGGAATAAAACGTAAACAGGGtagatattttgtaaattaaatgagaaaaaaaaacaagagatttgTACTATGTGAGAGTGTTTAGAAACTGGACCCAGATGAAATCCGCCTTCTCGACGGCCTCATAAGAATACTCGATCGAAGCTTTCTCCTCCTTCCACTTACGCACAGCAAGATGATAGTGCTCTTCAGCCTGAGAAGCCTCCTCTATAACGCGGGATAGATTTCCAACGGTCTTCTCGAAGTTCCTATCAACCTCTAGCTTCTCGGCCTCAAGCTTCGCCACCAGTTTCTTGATCGCGAATATTTTGACGTACAACATGTCTCCCCTCTTAGCCAAAGCCTTGACTGACGCAAACTCAGCGTCCACAAGTTTCTGCTTATCCATGTAGTCTTTTTCTTGCAACTCAATACGGGACTCTGCATGTTGAACTCTCATTGAGGCCGTCTTTATATCCATTATCATACTTTTGTACATTGAAAGCTTCGAGATGTGGCTTACTTTAGCCAGGCTCACTTCCTCGTAACGCGCAGCGGAGGCCAGTATGTTCTCGAAATCCGCACGATTCACCAGTTGTTGGACGGTTAAAGAACGAAACTTTTTCAAGGAAACCtttagcttctccatggtttctaATCTAACCATTTCTTtagtttttcctcttttctttcctATGCCCACCCTTGATGAAAACTCTTCATTCTTATGTTTTTCCACAATCTCGGTCAGTGATGCTATGAGACTAGATGTCCTTGACGAGGAGTCCTACGTACGTACCAAAGTCAATCAAGATTGATGGAGATGTTACGTACATTAAGCTAAAAAACAAGCTTTAAAGTTtgaattaaatgaaaaaaaaaaaaaattgtagaagtCTAAGAAGAAACCTGAGAAATGGATTCTTCCTTGATAATCTCATCTATTTCATACATTGGTATAATGATGGAatcatcttcgtcttccttAACACCATTTTTGTCTGGGTTGATACATCGCCACGAACCTGCTGTAAATTCgaataaaacatatgtttatattttgctATTTAAAAAGTCAACATTTGGTTATATTTTCACAAGTaagatgtgtatatatttttattttatatgtactTAAAAATTTGTAGAGtaagttttcatatatatagtctatTATTAGCTAGTCAATAGATacataaaaatacatatacaaCCTTTGTTTGCTGACAACTTGATGTGAATTATGTATTGTACATGGACTATGGTGTCCAAAATGAATCTTAATTGAGAGACAAACCTGAATGTCCAAGTCCTAGAGATCCAACAATCCTTGAGCTTGAGCCACCATTTATTTTGCTCGACTCATACTGTTGTTGACGACTTGAGGTGGCTGAAAACAAATACTCAATTTTTATATACACTGCGATAATAtgacttttaaaattttccttgaGATTATGAaagattatgtatatatataccttcgCTTTTAACCTTTTGGGAGTTACTTGTGAACTTTGCGTTTTTATTAGCTGTCGATAATATAGACACATAAATAAGATAACTAGTGcatcatataattatatttttgtaagagaGATATGTATGTGACATGGAGAAAAATGTTTCTTACATTCTTTTCCCCTTTCACCCATGTTTCcataatatattttgtgtttatcACTTTCATCATCTGCACTTTCATTCTCTGAAAGTAAGAAATGAACAATAAGCCTCAACCCTCAAGCAAGTAAATCAAACCCTCTAGATCACAAAAGAGAGTAATTTAATCCCTACAAACTAGCTAGTATGTTGCTTATGAGCTCGGTGTATATGACCGGATGTATAAGTACTTCTATAATTCCCTCTCATTCAGTAAATGATATGGAACTCATAAACGAATTATCATATAAACATCTCAGCGTAAGTGTACCTTCGAAATCGTAATCACCTGTTTGTGTTTCCAGCTTAgactttttctttgtaatttttgc is a genomic window containing:
- the LOC104753647 gene encoding NAI2-like protein codes for the protein MTISAMRNKCVVLGLAMCLVLSSFHEVSCQVLGSSSEDSLDELRLPTNINDFFDEERSPSISTSESSESENTNEEESAEEETSSFGLNRLTQSEAVSGLDEAGQSSSRKNSMDRIVRDFKETVGSDGVKIGESEDVNEIGVTKWKLVEDLERRAEENESADDESDKHKIYYGNMGERGKESNKNAKFTSNSQKVKSEATSSRQQQYESSKINGGSSSRIVGSLGLGHSGSWRCINPDKNGVKEDEDDSIIIPMYEIDEIIKEESISQDSSSRTSSLIASLTEIVEKHKNEEFSSRVGIGKKRGKTKEMVRLETMEKLKVSLKKFRSLTVQQLVNRADFENILASAARYEEVSLAKVSHISKLSMYKSMIMDIKTASMRVQHAESRIELQEKDYMDKQKLVDAEFASVKALAKRGDMLYVKIFAIKKLVAKLEAEKLEVDRNFEKTVGNLSRVIEEASQAEEHYHLAVRKWKEEKASIEYSYEAVEKADFIWVQFLNTLT